GGCTCGGCCATGCGCTCACTCCAAACGGGGAACGATCAGTTGGGCACCCGGCTTCACGTCGCGCGGGTTGTCGATGCCGTTCGCTTGGGCGATTTGCCGCCAGTAGGCCGGAGATTCGTATTCCTCCTGGGAAATGTGCCACAGCTGCTCCCCTTGCTTCAATTGCCGCTCTTTGGTCCGGTCGGCGGACTGCTTCGAAGTCCGCTTCTGCTGCTTGATCACCGTTTCCGTCGACCGGAAGGTGACGTTCAAGGTGGCCCGGACGGGTGTGCCGTCCCCCAGAAACATCGTATATTTCTGGTTCACTTTTTCGAGCACGCCCTTGAAATCCATCGTTCCCCATACAAATTGGCATATCGGAGGCGTATGCAGGTCTTTGTCGATGTTCAGCAAATTGACGATTTGCATCGTATGGTCACGGACGTCCGTCCCCTTCTCATACGTATCGAAAAACAGATCCATCGTCAGCGTCATCGATTCGCCGCTGATGAACTGTAAAATCGAGCCGGACAGACCGGGCACCGTATCCCGCCCGAACCGGTTCCCTGCCGAAATGGAATATTCGTTCGGGTTAAACAATACTTCTATCGTCTGACTGGGACGATCGACGATGATCTTCGCTTTGGTCAACATGAACGTGAACGTCCCTCCCTCCGGCCGGTCTGAATTTACCTGCCTCTGCGCTGCTGATCGAAACGGATCTTCCGCTCGATTTCCTTGTAAACGCGCTCCACTATCTTGTGAAAATCGATCGCCGGGGTCTCGGGCGGCTGCACAACGTTGGCCTGCAGCTTCACTTCGCTTTGCGTCGTATTCGTACCGCTTCCGCTTCGCGATTCCGTCTCGTGCTCCGCTGCTCTCGGTCTGCTGCGGTATTCCAGCGATGGCGGGCGCAGCAAGTGCGGCTGCATGAAGCTTTCCGCGGCCGCCGGACGTTTTGCGGTCGCCGGTCCTGTCGGACCTTGAACGGGCGCCGATCGTGCCGCCGGACTATCACCGGATGCCAAGGCTAGGCCTGGCGCTTGCGAAATCGGTCGCAGCGTCTGCCGGAGCCGGTATGTTGAAGCAAAAACCGGAAGCCGTTCCGCCGCTCCGATACCGCTGCCGCTTATGGCAAGCATGGATGTCGCGCGGTGTTTGTCGGGAACGGATAATATGCGGGTGAGAATCAGCGCAGGGGCTCCTTCGCCCCGCGGACCTGCGCCTCGTCCTTGAGTCCGTTTCTCCGCAGGCCGAAGCTGCCG
The window above is part of the Paenibacillus hamazuiensis genome. Proteins encoded here:
- a CDS encoding CIS tube protein produces the protein MLTKAKIIVDRPSQTIEVLFNPNEYSISAGNRFGRDTVPGLSGSILQFISGESMTLTMDLFFDTYEKGTDVRDHTMQIVNLLNIDKDLHTPPICQFVWGTMDFKGVLEKVNQKYTMFLGDGTPVRATLNVTFRSTETVIKQQKRTSKQSADRTKERQLKQGEQLWHISQEEYESPAYWRQIAQANGIDNPRDVKPGAQLIVPRLE